From a single Streptomyces sp. 1331.2 genomic region:
- a CDS encoding YggS family pyridoxal phosphate-dependent enzyme, with amino-acid sequence MTNDIFGTFPGRTAGVPDRSWLDALTEGQRARYEELGTNLDVVERRIADACAAAGRARDEVTLIVVTKTYPAEDSALLAGLGVTDVAENRDQDAAPKAEQCRNLPLDWHFVGQLQTNKVRSVVRYANHVHSVDRLRLVESLSAAVLKSERPELGCLVQVALDKEHGEGEHRAGVAPEDVERMADAIADTPGLRLDGVMTVAPLAGPLAGDPARAFDRLAEIASAVRAAHPAATMVSAGMSGDLEQAIAAGATHVRVGTAVLGVRSPLR; translated from the coding sequence ATGACGAACGACATCTTCGGAACGTTCCCCGGCCGGACCGCCGGCGTTCCCGACCGGAGTTGGCTGGACGCGCTGACCGAGGGCCAGCGGGCCAGGTACGAGGAGCTCGGGACCAACCTCGACGTGGTCGAGCGCCGGATCGCGGACGCCTGTGCGGCCGCCGGGCGCGCGCGGGACGAGGTCACCCTGATCGTCGTCACCAAGACCTACCCCGCCGAGGACAGCGCGCTGCTGGCCGGGCTGGGGGTGACGGACGTCGCGGAGAACCGCGACCAGGACGCCGCGCCCAAGGCGGAGCAGTGCAGAAACCTTCCTCTTGACTGGCACTTCGTCGGACAGCTGCAGACCAACAAGGTCCGCTCGGTCGTCCGGTACGCGAACCACGTGCACTCGGTGGACCGGCTGCGGCTGGTCGAGTCGCTCTCCGCGGCGGTGCTCAAGTCGGAGCGCCCGGAACTGGGTTGCCTGGTGCAGGTGGCGCTGGACAAGGAGCACGGCGAGGGCGAGCACCGCGCCGGGGTCGCGCCGGAGGACGTCGAGCGCATGGCCGACGCGATCGCCGACACGCCCGGGCTGCGACTCGACGGTGTGATGACCGTCGCTCCGCTCGCCGGTCCGCTGGCCGGCGACCCGGCCCGGGCCTTCGATCGGCTGGCGGAAATCGCAAGCGCCGTACGGGCGGCCCATCCTGCTGCCACCATGGTCTCCGCAGGGATGAGCGGCGACCTTGAGCAGGCGATTGCCGCCGGGGCGACACATGTGCGCGTCGGAACGGCGGTACTCGGAGTGAGGTCACCCCTCAGGTAA
- a CDS encoding cell division protein SepF: protein MAGAMRKMAVYLGLVEDETYDGQGYDPDDDYDADPEPIRTGQRTEDIPRPAAPAAAAPAPVSSITPQPVPAAVPIRQETPRMAPVSSITPERRHNLEKSAPVIMPKVVNEREPYRITTLHPRTYNEARTIGEQFRGGTPVIMNLTEMDDTDAKRLVDFAAGLVFGLHGSIERVTQKVFLLSPANVDVTAEDKARIAEGGFFNQS from the coding sequence ATGGCCGGCGCAATGCGCAAGATGGCGGTCTACCTCGGCCTCGTGGAGGACGAGACGTACGACGGCCAGGGGTACGACCCCGACGACGACTACGACGCGGACCCCGAGCCGATCCGGACCGGCCAGCGGACCGAGGACATTCCCCGGCCGGCCGCCCCGGCCGCCGCCGCGCCCGCCCCGGTCTCCTCGATCACTCCGCAGCCGGTGCCGGCGGCGGTGCCGATCCGGCAGGAGACCCCGAGGATGGCCCCCGTGTCGTCCATCACACCCGAACGCCGCCACAACCTGGAGAAGAGCGCCCCGGTGATCATGCCCAAGGTAGTGAACGAACGAGAGCCCTACCGCATCACCACGCTGCACCCCCGGACCTACAACGAGGCCCGTACCATCGGGGAACAGTTCCGTGGCGGTACCCCCGTGATCATGAATCTGACCGAGATGGACGACACCGACGCGAAGCGGCTCGTAGACTTCGCCGCTGGACTCGTCTTCGGTCTGCACGGCAGTATCGAGCGCGTGACACAGAAGGTGTTCCTGCTGTCGCCTGCTAACGTCGATGTCACGGCGGAGGACAAGGCTCGGATCGCCGAGGGTGGGTTCTTCAACCAGAGCTGA
- the pgeF gene encoding peptidoglycan editing factor PgeF, with protein sequence MIDHAVHAGAHFAFTDRWGGVSTSPYGELNLGGAVGDDPEAVRENRALAARELGLEPADVVWMNQVHGAEVAVVTERQPLGQAPTVDAVVTDRPLALAVLTADCTPVLLADPVAGVVGAAHAGRPGLAAGVVPAVVRAMVDLGAEPGRIVAAVGPAVCGSCYEVPAELRAEVAAVVPAAFAETSWGTPALDVPEGVAAQLAAAGVSEPMRSPVCTLESADHYSYRREQRTGRLASYVWLGSDH encoded by the coding sequence GTGATCGATCACGCAGTACATGCGGGTGCTCACTTCGCCTTCACCGACCGGTGGGGCGGGGTGAGCACTTCGCCGTACGGGGAGCTCAACCTCGGCGGTGCGGTGGGGGACGACCCGGAGGCCGTCCGGGAGAACCGGGCGCTCGCCGCCCGGGAGCTGGGACTCGAACCGGCCGACGTGGTGTGGATGAACCAGGTGCACGGCGCCGAGGTCGCCGTGGTGACGGAGCGCCAGCCGCTGGGGCAGGCCCCGACGGTGGACGCAGTGGTCACCGACCGACCGCTCGCGCTGGCGGTGCTGACCGCCGACTGCACGCCGGTACTGCTGGCCGACCCGGTGGCGGGCGTGGTGGGCGCGGCCCACGCGGGCCGGCCCGGGCTGGCGGCCGGGGTGGTGCCCGCGGTCGTCCGGGCGATGGTCGACCTGGGCGCCGAGCCCGGACGGATCGTCGCCGCCGTCGGGCCCGCCGTCTGCGGCAGCTGCTACGAGGTGCCCGCCGAACTGCGCGCCGAGGTGGCCGCCGTGGTGCCGGCGGCGTTCGCCGAGACCTCCTGGGGGACGCCGGCCCTGGACGTGCCGGAGGGAGTCGCGGCCCAGCTGGCCGCGGCGGGGGTCAGCGAACCGATGAGATCACCGGTCTGCACCCTCGAATCCGCCGATCACTACTCCTATCGCCGCGAGCAGCGCACCGGCCGGCTCGCGAGCTACGTCTGGTTGGGCTCTGATCACTGA
- a CDS encoding cell division protein FtsQ/DivIB, whose amino-acid sequence MADGRLADPLEEELEGEESAPRLRLSRRGIVVLSVFGAAVLGGLAWLVFLSSVLDVRSVAVQGTSDDKLTGPQVRDVIGGLGHGPLARVDLDDVRRRVEAIPRVAKAEVWRGWPHTLQVKVVERKAVAAVKGDDGQFTQVDAAGVSFTTEAAPPEGVPVVELRLSQQANDVDGVISRPQLVQGAVAVAAGLPPEVAKRAGAVLVHSYDDIELQLSGGATVRWGSPEQNDRKARVLVALMNQKGTNFDVTAPEAPAVSG is encoded by the coding sequence GTGGCTGACGGCCGGCTCGCCGACCCTCTGGAGGAGGAGCTGGAGGGCGAGGAGTCCGCTCCCCGCCTCCGGCTCTCCCGGCGGGGCATCGTGGTGCTGAGCGTGTTCGGCGCCGCGGTGCTGGGCGGGCTGGCCTGGCTGGTGTTCCTCTCGTCGGTCCTGGACGTGCGCAGCGTCGCCGTCCAGGGCACGAGCGACGACAAACTGACGGGCCCGCAGGTCCGCGACGTGATCGGCGGGCTCGGGCACGGCCCGCTGGCCCGGGTGGACCTGGACGACGTCCGGCGCCGGGTGGAGGCGATCCCCCGGGTGGCGAAGGCCGAGGTGTGGCGCGGCTGGCCGCACACCCTGCAGGTGAAGGTCGTCGAGCGCAAGGCGGTGGCCGCCGTCAAGGGGGATGACGGCCAGTTCACCCAGGTGGATGCCGCGGGCGTGAGCTTCACCACCGAGGCGGCTCCGCCGGAGGGCGTGCCGGTGGTGGAACTGCGGCTCAGTCAGCAGGCGAATGACGTGGACGGCGTGATTTCCCGTCCGCAGTTGGTGCAGGGCGCGGTGGCGGTGGCCGCCGGGCTCCCGCCGGAGGTCGCCAAGCGGGCCGGAGCGGTGCTTGTGCATTCGTACGACGACATCGAGCTGCAGCTCAGCGGGGGTGCGACGGTGCGCTGGGGGAGTCCGGAGCAGAACGACCGCAAGGCCCGGGTGCTGGTGGCGCTGATGAATCAGAAGGGTACGAACTTCGATGTGACCGCACCGGAGGCGCCGGCGGTGTCGGGATGA
- the ftsZ gene encoding cell division protein FtsZ produces the protein MAAPQNYLAVIKVVGIGGGGVNAINRMIEVGLKGVEFIAINTDAQALLMSDADVKLDVGRELTRGLGAGANPEVGRKAAEDHREEIEEVLKGADMVFVTAGEGGGTGTGGAPVVANIARSLGALTIGVVTRPFTFEGRRRANQAEDGIASLREEVDTLIVIPNDRLLSISDRQVSVLDAFRSADQVLLSGVQGITDLITTPGLINLDFADVKSVMSDAGSALMGIGSARGEDRAKAAAVMAISSPLLEASIDGARGVLLSISGGSDLGLFEINESAQLVSEAAHPEANIIFGAVIDDALGDEVRVTVIAAGFDGGQPPAIVRDPVVKSTAPERPATPPASPDRPAGRPSYGSIGSVTSRSETETPAAAPSRSTESSATTTAAAPVPPQVQPARQPFVESPAEELDVPDFLK, from the coding sequence GTGGCAGCACCGCAGAACTACCTCGCAGTCATCAAGGTCGTCGGAATCGGCGGCGGTGGTGTCAACGCCATCAACCGGATGATCGAGGTCGGTCTCAAGGGCGTCGAGTTCATCGCGATCAACACCGATGCGCAGGCCCTCCTCATGAGCGACGCCGACGTCAAGCTCGATGTGGGCCGTGAACTCACCCGGGGCCTCGGCGCCGGCGCCAACCCCGAGGTGGGCCGCAAGGCCGCCGAGGACCACCGCGAGGAGATCGAGGAGGTCCTCAAGGGGGCCGACATGGTCTTCGTGACCGCCGGTGAAGGCGGTGGCACGGGCACGGGCGGCGCGCCCGTCGTCGCCAACATCGCGCGCTCGCTGGGCGCCCTGACCATCGGCGTGGTCACCCGCCCCTTCACCTTCGAGGGCCGGCGCCGGGCCAACCAGGCCGAGGACGGCATCGCGAGCCTGCGCGAAGAGGTCGACACCCTCATCGTGATCCCCAACGACCGGCTGCTGTCCATCTCGGACCGCCAGGTCAGCGTGCTCGACGCGTTCCGCTCGGCCGACCAGGTCCTGCTCTCCGGTGTCCAGGGCATCACCGACCTGATCACCACCCCGGGCCTGATCAACCTCGACTTCGCCGACGTCAAGTCCGTCATGTCGGACGCCGGCTCGGCGCTCATGGGCATCGGCTCGGCCCGCGGCGAGGACCGCGCCAAGGCCGCCGCCGTGATGGCGATCTCCTCGCCGCTGCTGGAAGCCTCGATCGACGGCGCCCGCGGCGTGCTGCTCTCGATTTCGGGCGGCTCCGACCTCGGTCTGTTCGAGATCAACGAGTCGGCCCAGCTGGTCAGCGAGGCCGCCCACCCCGAGGCCAACATCATCTTCGGTGCGGTCATCGACGACGCGCTCGGCGACGAGGTCCGGGTCACCGTCATCGCGGCCGGCTTCGACGGCGGGCAGCCGCCGGCGATCGTCCGCGACCCGGTGGTCAAGTCGACCGCCCCGGAGCGCCCGGCCACCCCGCCGGCCTCCCCGGACCGCCCGGCCGGCCGGCCCTCGTACGGGAGCATCGGCTCGGTGACCTCCCGTTCGGAGACGGAGACCCCGGCCGCCGCGCCGAGCCGGTCGACCGAGAGCTCGGCCACCACGACCGCCGCCGCCCCGGTGCCGCCGCAGGTGCAGCCGGCCCGCCAGCCCTTCGTGGAGAGCCCGGCGGAGGAGCTCGACGTCCCGGACTTCCTTAAGTGA